One Triticum dicoccoides isolate Atlit2015 ecotype Zavitan chromosome 3B, WEW_v2.0, whole genome shotgun sequence genomic window, GTAATCACAAGATATACTGGAGGTAAGTTCATGCTAGCTGTTGCTCGGAGAGGTATGAGTATTCTAAACTCTCTTGTTGCTGAAATACTTGCTCTCCGGGATGGGGTACAACTTGCGAAGGAGGAAGAATGGCCTGATCCTGCCTTCGAATCTGATTAGCAGGCACTGGTGGAGATGTGAAACTCAAGAAAACAAAACAGATCAGAGATTATGGGCCTCCTGTGTGAATTTGAGTAGCTGGGCCAGGATTTTGTTCATTACTGTCTTTTATTTGTAGAGGCGCTAATTTCTATGCATGCCTGTGTGCAAAACTGCCCCTGCAAGTCACTGACCCGAGGCTGTGGTGTAGTGCCGCTCCGGATCAACTTGCCTTTATTCGAATCTGAGCAATCCTGAGCAATATAGGTCAGCTCCTTTGATTGTAAAAAAAACTCCTTCAAATCTGTTGGTGTTAACATTTTACTTCAGAACATTGGttcaatgccatttatatttttatGTGAGATATATCTTTTTCATTTTAGTAGTCATCAAGTGTGAGTTCTGACTATTTGCAGCATGTAATCAAGTGCTagaaatttcatgccatttccaaatTTCACAAACATTTGGTTAGCAATCTCATATCCATTGATCTTTTCCCCATATTTTAGTTATCAATTTCTTACACCATGATATTAAGATCTAATTTCTCAGGTTAGCTACCAATTGCTCACACCATGATATTAAGACCAATTGTGGGATTGCATCTCAATAGTAAACACGGTGCAAGGCTACCTTCCAATCGTAACAAGATTTTGTATTCTTTTACAACTTATTAAACAATGGATAAATTAAAGAATATATTATTGTCTCTATGCAACAACATGATCACAAGATGTCTCTCTCTTCTAAGAAACAACCTGAGTGAACTCACAACATTGTGTATACATTTACTTTTTGAAACTCTCTTCATTTTATTTTATACTTATGTGAATCTTAATTTCCAACGattgagacgtgcgttgcacgtgcaaatTCACTAGTTTAAGAAAAAGAACATATTCTGGTAGAGATGGGCATAAAAACCGAACGACGAACCGATAGCAAAATCAAAAATACTGAATTTTTGGTTTTTGTTGTTGGTACGGTAAAAGTCGGTTTTTACTTGAAATAACTGAATCCAAATCGGTCGATTTTGTAGGAAACTGAGGAACCGAAGGAAAAGGAAAGCACTAGGTTCCCTCACGCCAGAGGCGAAAAAAGTTGCAAAAATGGTTTGAGAAAtcgaaaaggttcacaaatttgagAAAGAGTTCACAGTTCGAAGTTATAGCTGGTGGAAGTAATCCAAGAGGTCCATAGTTTGAATCCTGCTTCATGCACCTATTTTTTGAGGgttaaagaaagaaaaataaataaatgggcCAAGCCAAGGATGAACAGGTGTGTGCTCTGGTTTGTGTGATGCTACTCCCTATAAAGCCGGAGCTCATAGTTAGCGCTTGCTGTGCTAGTTAGCGGCACTCGCATGGCTCCTTTCATGGGGCCGGCCGAACTACGCGAGCAATCAGTTGTCGCTTGTGGGGAGCATACGCCCAATCGCTTCTTTGTGGTTCAACCAAACAAACCTTCATGGTTAACTTGGTCGACAAGTTGACCATTAACTGTTGACTTTCAACAAGTGGTTCATCTATTTGGAAAAGTTCATGGATCTAAAAAAATGTTCGTCGATCTGCAAAATGTTCGCAAATTAAAAAAAATAACGTGAAtagaaaaaaatcatggattttgaaaacaaagttcaaggattTGAATTTTTTTTACCGATTTTCTAAAACaaagttcatcgactttgaaaaCTTTCATTCATTTAAAGAAAGGATCGTCGATTATGATAAAAGTTCATCGATACtgaatgaatttgaaaaaagttcaccaattttgaaaaaatgttcacaaattttagaaaagttcattgaTGTTAAAAGAGAAATTAAAAAAGTTTGCACATtgcaaaataaaaaggaaaacaaaaatggaatggaaaaaagaagagaaaacgaAAAATGAAACGGATGGAGTGGTTCGCTGCTGAACCCTTCTTTTACTACTAGCCTCCTCTGCAGCACTGTCCGTCTCATCACATCAACCGCATCGCATCACCAGACCAGAACGGCTAGCAGGCAGAGCAGAGAGCCATGCTGAAACGGCGGAGGATATGGATAGCGGTGGATGAGTTGGAAGCGCAGAGAGCGATGGAGGAGGAGAACCGAGAGCGGCGACGGCGAGAGGGCGAGGGAAGGGGAACCGCGGCGGCTTGAGAAGACGAACAGATCTGCGGCCAGCAATGGCAGCATCGATCTGGATCTTCTTGACTGCACCATCTGCATGGATCCCCTCCGCCCTCCGGTCCTCCAGGTACATCTCCTTGTTTATCCCCTCTTTTGCTTCCCTTGTTCGAACGAGATTGGTAGACTGATTTGTTGGATAGCACCATTTGCCCTATTCGGTCTACCACTGTGTTTGGAGATTGGGTTGCCAATGCCTGAATGCCATGCCCTGCCTGTAAAATAAAACCGTAAGTTTGGGCAGAAATCATAGAGTACCAAATAAGCTCACCCTACCCTCCCCTCGAGGTCAAATTTGTGTGCTGTCGAAATTACTGTATGAGCCACCAGCAAACCGAAAGCTGAATCCTTGATTGAAACATTAACCAGCTGAATCCTCAACTATCCAATGACAACCTCATTACATTGCAAGAGGATTGATTGCACTCAAGTGTTCGgctctagtttttttttttttttagaaaaggaggaggacccccggcctctgcatccgggcgatacatacggccactttattaattattttcactagaccttacaaagtcatacaacagtaagactaaagccaccttctaagcaacaactgtcgctactcctatccaattgatgaaggggcgccgatagtctgggcctaataccaaacagacgtcgcagccaaacctaaacatttaagacctgaggtcccaaccaggacgcctgccgggtatggggcacctaccagtccggcgcactcctcaaccaggacgcctgccgggtatgaggacgCCGCAGCCACCTGCATAAATCATTTCCATGCCACACCATCATTACTTTTCAGCAAGAACAAATTGATCAATCAGGTTTGCACGGTTTCTCATTGTTGTTTCCCTGCAACCTTCTGAACTGAAACTGAATATCTATGTTTGCAGCATAACCATCATTTTCACAAGCAGGCATCTAACCATAGTGCATTTTCCTTCTTGGTACACAGTGCACAGTTGGGCATGTAATCTGCTCGTCCTGCCATGGCAGCCTACTGAACAAGGACAGCTGCCACATGTGCACGGCCACCGGCGGCTACAATCGATGCATCGCGCTCGACAAAATTCTTGAGTCATTCTGTGTTTCCTGCTCCAATGCCGTGTACGGGTGCACTGTGAAGACACTCTACTACAAAGCTAAAGATCATCGCAATTTGTGCCCGCACGCGCCATGTTTCTGCCCAGGACCCGCCTGCAGCTTTGCCGGCACAACCGTCAAGCTCCTGGCTCATCTCACCGGTGATCACAAGTGGAAATCCAGGGAGATTATGTACAACTTCAAGTTCACTCTGCTTGTCAAAGAAGGGACGTGGGTTATCCACGCCCGAGGCCACGTGCCCCTGTTCCTGGTGAAATTCACCCTGGCGCCGCCTTTCGGCAACGTCGCCTCCGTCCTGTGCGTCGGCCCTCATGCCACTGCTGAGCATAGGTTCAGGTGCTGTCTTCGTTGCAGTGGCCCCGCCATGGGTCAGCAGAAATCCTCTGATTTCCTGGTCAGGAGCACCACCCTCTCCGATGGGTTACAGCTGACAGAGAATGATGGCTCCTTACTGTTTGCTTCTAGCACCCGCAGCATCAC contains:
- the LOC119280567 gene encoding E3 ubiquitin-protein ligase SINA-like 10: MSWKRRERWRRRTESGDGERAREGEPRRLEKTNRSAASNGSIDLDLLDCTICMDPLRPPVLQCTVGHVICSSCHGSLLNKDSCHMCTATGGYNRCIALDKILESFCVSCSNAVYGCTVKTLYYKAKDHRNLCPHAPCFCPGPACSFAGTTVKLLAHLTGDHKWKSREIMYNFKFTLLVKEGTWVIHARGHVPLFLVKFTLAPPFGNVASVLCVGPHATAEHRFRCCLRCSGPAMGQQKSSDFLVRSTTLSDGLQLTENDGSLLFASSTRSITAHIRDVVRDKRKRGMSIRLR